The genomic region AACTGCTGATCCTCGAAACCCCGCCCCATGCCGCCGTTTCGGCCACCGTCGCCCTGACGGTCGAACTGAACATGGCGCATATGACCGGTTTCGTGAATGCGCTGCTGCGCCGGTTTATCGACGAACATGAAACGCTGCTGGCCAGCATCGACCGCGCCCGCGCCGCTGTGCCCGCTTGGCTGTGGAAATCCTGGGAAGCCACCTATGGGCTTGAGACGACTCAAGCGATTGCGGCAGGCCTCAGTGGCGAAGCGCCGCTCGATCTGACGCTGAAAGACCCCGCAACCGCCGCCGAATGGGCTGAGAAGCTGGGGGCGGAAATCCTGCCGACCGGCTCGCTGCGCGTGCAGGAAACCCACGGTCGCGTTGATGCGCTGCTCGGGTTTTCGCAAGGGGTCTGGTGGGTGCAGGACGCCGGGGCGGCCCTGCCCGCCAAACTACTGGGCAATATCGCCGGGCAGCGCGTTGTCGATCTCTGCGCGGCACCGGGCGGTAAGACGATGCAGCTTGCCGCCGCCGGGGCCAAGGTCACGGCGCTCGACCGGTCGGCCCAGCGCCTGCGCCGAGTAACGGAAAACCTCGCCCGCGTCGGCCTGACCGCCGAAACCGTGGCCGATGATGCCGCCTTCTACCGCGCGCCGCGCCCCTTCGACGCCGTTCTGCTCGATGCGCCCTGCTCGGCGACGGGGACCGCCCGCCGCCACCCGGACGTACTATGGCTGAAACAGCCGGGCGATATCGATACGCTGATCATCGCGCAAGACCGGCTGCTCGACGCCGCCGCCAAGATGATTTCAACAGGCGGCACGCTAGTTTACTGCGTCTGCTCGTTGGAGCCGGAAGAAGGGCCGGAGCGGATTGCCCGTTTCCTGGCCCGCGACCGCCGCTTCATCCGCGTGCCGGTGCGCGCGGCGGAAGTGGGCGGCATGGCCGAGTTCATCACCCCGCAGGGCGACCTGCGCACCCTGCCGAGCCATCTGGCCGACAAGGGTGGGATCGACGGGTTTTATGCCGCGCGGCTGCGGCGGGTTTCGTAACGGAGTCTCACGGGAATGCAGAAAGCCACCCGGATCGCCCCCTCGATCCTCTCCGCCGATTTCGCCAAACTGGGCGAGGAAGTGGCCGCCATCACCGCCGCCGGGGCCGATATGGTCCATGTCGATGTGATGGACGGGCATTTCGTGCCGAATATCACCATCGGCCCCGCCGTGGTAAAGGCGCTGCGCCCGCATTCGGCGCTGCCCTTCGACGTGCATCTGATGATCGCGCCCGTCGATGCCTATGTTGCGGGGTTTGCCGAGGCGGGGGCGGATATCATCAGCTTCCACCCGGAAGCCGGGCCGCATCCGCACCGCACGGTGCAGTTGATCAAATCCTTCGGCAAAAAGGCCGGGATCGTGCTGAACCCGCACACGCCGGTCGAGATGATCGATTATCTGATCGAGGATCTCGATCTTATTCTCGTCATGTCGGTCAACCCCGGCTTCGGCGGCCAAAGCTTTATCGACAGCCAATTGCGCAAGATCGAAATCCTGCGCAAACGCATCGACGCGACGGGCAAGCCCATCGATCTCGAAGTCGATGGTGGCATCACGGTCGAAACGGCGCCGCGCGCGGTTGCCGCCGGGGCCGATCTGCTGGTTGCCGGCACCGCCACCTTCAAGGGCGGCCCGGCCGCCTATGCCGAGAATATCCGGCGCCTGAAGGCGGTGTAATCGGTCGCAGCGGGCGAGACGCGGGATGGCAGCCTGGACCTGGGTACGGCACGCGCGTTTCCTCTCGCCATTCTATTGGCGGAAGCTGGACCGCGACCCGCCGGACGCGATCCGCCTCCCCCTGCCGTCGCTGTGGGAGCGGGAGGAGGGAGAGGCAACCGACGAGCCATCGCCCCGCGCGGCGACGGCGACCCTTGAGGGCACCTTCGTCTTTTTCGGCGAAAGTCACCGCCTGGGGGATAACGATAGCACCTGGCTGCCCGAAGGCAGTTCGGCGGCTTGGCGGGCGGAACTCCATAGTTTCGACTGGCTTCAGGGCCTGCGCGCCCTTGGCACTGCCCACGCCCACGATACGGCGCGCGAACTCGTCGGGCGCTGGATCGCCGATCACGGCCATTGGCACCCAGTGTCCTGGCGGCCCGACTGCGTTGGGCGGCGGGTCGCGGCATGGCTGCACACACTCGATATTCTACTGGCCCCGGCGGAAGACCGGCTGCGCGCGCCGCTGCTCGCCTCCCTCGGGCGGCAGGGGCGCTATCTGATCGATGCGGCACCGATGGCCGCCGCCGGGCTGCCGCGCGTCCAGGCCTTTACCGGGTTAGCGCTCGCAACCCTTGCCCTGCCGCTGCCGCCCGATCTGGCCGGGGCAGCGGAAAAATCCGTCGCCGCCCTCAGCGAGACCTTGATCACCGAGGATATTCGCCCCGACGGCGGCCTGCTGGAACGCTGCCCTTCCGCCCAATTGCGCGCCACCGAAGCGCTGCTGTCGGTCCGGGCGGCCTATGGCGCTGCCCAAGTGACGCCGCCCGCCGCCCTCAGCCTCGCGCTTGATCGCATCGTGCCAATGCTGCGCTTCTTCTGTTTGGGCGATGGCGCTTTGGCGTTGTTCAACGGCGGGCAGGAGGAAACGGCGGCGCGGCTCGATGCCGTCTTTGACCGGGCGGGCGGCGGCGCCAAGACGCCCCAGGGCGCCCCCCATAGCGGGTTTCAGCGGCTGGAGCGCGGCCAAACCATCGCGGTCATCGACTGCGGCAGCAATCTTAGCGCTGGGCGGGCGGAGGCCGGGGCGCCGCTGCTCTACCCGCTCGGTGGTGCCCCCCACGCTGGTCCGTTGAGTTTTGAACTGTCGGACGGCGAAGAACGGCTGATCGTCAACTGCGGGGCGCACCGCTTGGCGGACGACCGCTGGCGCAAAGCCCAGCGCGCCACCGCCGCCCACTCCACCCTGACGCTGAACGACCGTTCCTGCGGCGAGTTCGATTCCGATGGCCGGATGACGCGCGGCGCCGCCCATGTCACGGTCAGCCGGGAGGAAAGCCCAGATGGCGTTTGGCTCGACCTTAGCCACGACGGCTATATCGGTCCCTTCGGCCTGCTCGTGCAGCGCCGCCTGTTCCTATCCGCCGATGGGCGCGATTTGCGCGGCGAAGACCGGCTGGTCCCCGGGGGCGGCGAGATGGGCTATGGCATCGCGCCTTTCGTGCTGCGCTTTCATCTGCACCCAGACGTGCAAGCCAGCCTGAGCGCCGATACCCCCGCCGTTCTGCTGCGCACGGCGAGCGGCAGCCGCTGGCGCCTGCGCGCCGCCGGGGCGGCCTTAGCCTTGGGTGACTCTGTCTACCTCGGTTCGGGGGTGGACATGCGCCGCTGCCAACAGATTATCCTGACCGGTGAAACCGAAGGCGCGGGCGCAACGGTCAAATGGGCGCTGCGGCGGGAAGACGGGTAGGCTGCCTTGTTTTACGCAAGGAAATTCCTTACGCTCCTGATACCGGATGGGAGCCGCGAATGATCAGCAGCAAGCTCACGACAAAAGCGCAGACCACGATCCCGCAAGCGGTGCGCCTTGCCCTGCACCTGCAGCCGGGAGACGAGATCGTCTATCGCATCGAACAGGGCCGCGTTGTCCTTACGAAAGCTGCGCCTGCTGCCGATGATCCCTTCGCCACCTTCAGCGAATGGGCCAGCGATGCCGATGCCCGCGCCTATGCCGATCTTTGAGCCGGGGGATGTCGTCAAGGTTCCGTTCCCCTACACGGATCGGGCAACCCGTCAGCGCCGCCCGGCCCTGGTTATTGCCGCAGAAGGCTTAGGGATAGACCGGAGGCTACTGTGGGTTCTGATGATCACCAGCGCCGAAAATCGCGCATGGCCGGGCGATGTTAGCCTGGAGGCAAGTTATGCGGCAGCAGGGCTTCCCGCCCCCTCGCTGATCCGAACGGTTAAGATTGCAACCATTGACGTCAGGGATGTAACCTCATTGGGCCGCATCCAGGCCGATGAACTGGCAGAGGTCCGCGCGCAGGTCCAAACCCATCTAGGAAACAGGCAAGCCCTGCTGACCTGATTGAAAAATAAGCGCTTTTCGGCCTGTAGTGCAGGAATGAGAACTACTTTTTTCTGGCTTCGGGCCTGAGAAAACCGCATATCCAAACCGTGGCAGGATGCTTCAATCCGCCGCAGCCCGTGTTATAAAGCAGAAAAAAATCAGCAGAAAATACACGGTAAACTTGGAATTCGCTCGATGCTCGCCCGCCGGGCCGGATGCCTCCCCATCCGCCCGCACCAGGAGGAAAGAATGGGCCTAACGACGGAAGCGTTGCGCAATCAGGTGCTGGAAGCGGTGGCAGGACGATTGGACGGCGATCTTGCTGCCTTCGCCCGGTCGCTGTTCAGTGGTTTGTCACGGACCGACCTTGCGGCGCGCACCCCGGACGATCTTGTCGCCTGCGCCCGCTCGCTCTGGGATTTCGCTGCAACCCGCGCCCCCGGTACGGCAAAGCTGCGCGTCCTGCGCCCGGACCCCGCCCAATCGGCGTGGCTCGGCACGCCGATCCTGGTCGAGATCGTTAACGACGATATGCCCTTCTTGGTCGATACGGTCACCAGCGCGCTATCGACCGGGCGGTTGGCCGCCGATCTGACCGTCGACCTCATTCTGCACCCTATTGTCCGCGTCACGCGCGATGGTAAGGGCAACCGTACCGCCTATGGCGCGGGCCAAGCCGAATCGGTGATGCAAATCGGCCTTGGCGGCACGGTGGAAGACGAAGATTTCCCCGCCATCGAAGCCTCGCTAACCCAAGCGCTGGCCGATACGCGGGCCGCTGTGCAGGACTGGCGGGCGATGCTGCACCGGCTGTCGCTGATCACGGCAGAACTGGACGACCCAGCCCTCGCCAGCGCCCCCATCGGCGCCGCAGAAATCGAAGAAACCAAGGCCTTCCTAACCTGGTTGGCCGATAATCACATGACGCTGCTCGGCTTCCGCGAATATGTCTTCGATACGGTGGATGGCGAGCCGGTCATGAAGGTCGCCGACGAGGCGGGCCTCGGCATTCTGCGCGATCCCAACGTGTCGATCTTCGACGGCGTGCGCAATCTGACCGCCCTGCCCCCAGAAGTCCGCGCCTTCCTTGAATCACCGACGCTGCTGACCGTAACCAAGGCCAATCAGCGCGCCACCGTGCACCGCCCAGTGCATATGGATGTTGTATCGATCAAGAAGCTCGACGCCAGCGGCAAAGTGGTCGCCGAACGCCGCTTCGTCGGTCTGTTCACCGGCCGCGTTTACAATGACAGCCCGCGCACTATTCCCGTGCTGCGCCAGAAGGTCGATTTCGTTATCGAGCGCGCGGGGCTGCAACCAGCCAGCCATGATGGCAAGGCGCTGCTGCAAATCCTCGAAACCTATCCGCGCGATGAACTGTTCCAGATCGACGCCGGGGAACTGCTGGAAACGGCGCTCAGCGTTCTGCAACTGCAAGACCGCCGCCGCATCGCCCTGTTCGTTCGGCGCGATCCTTTTGCGCGTTATGTCTCCTGCCTGATCTACGTGCCGCGCGACCGCTACGATAATGCGCTTCGCGAACGCTTCCACGGGATCTTGGCGGAAGGCTTCGGCGGGCGGATTTCCGCCTCCTATATCCAACTGTCTGAATCACCGCTGGCGCGGTTGCACATCATCGTCAAAACCAACCGCGACGATGCGCGCCCGGACGTTGACCCGGCGGAAATCGAACGCCGTCTGGTCGAAGCCGGGCGCGGTTGGGCCGATCAGATGCAGGCTGCCCTGGGCCGGGTTATCCCCCCGGCGGGCGCCACGCGCGGCGGATTATTGCGCCGCTTCATGAACGCCTTCCCGGCGGCCTACCGCGAAAAATTCACTGGCGATGACGCCGTGGCCGATCTGCCGCGCGTGCTGAACGCTGGGAATGGCGACACGGTTTTCTGGCTCTATCGCCGCCCGGACGCCGCCGAAACCGACCTGAGCTTTAAGATTTTCCGCACTGGCCAGCCGGTCGCCTTGTCGGACGTGCTGCCGATGCTGGAAAATCGCGGCCTGCGCGTCCTCAGCGAAACCCCCTTCAAGCTGCGCCCGCTGACCGCCGACGGCCAGCCCGCCGCCCGCGTTTGGTTGCAAGACCTTGACGTGCAGGTGCAGGACAAGCGCCCGGTGGGGCTGGAAGACGTGCGCGACCGCTTCCACGCTGCGTTCGCCGCCACCTGGAGCGGCAAGGCCGAGGATGACGGTTTTAACCGCCTGATCCTCTCAGCAGGCCTCGATTGGCGCGAAGTGGTCATCCTGCGCGCCTACGCCAAATATCTGAAGCAGGCCGGGCTGACCTATAGCCAGAGCTATCTTGAGCAAGCGCTGGCCAATCAATCGGCCATCGCCGCGCTGCTGGTGGCGCTGTTCCACGCCCGCTTCGACCCCGCCCGCGCTGACGAAATCCGCGCCGCCGGGCTGGTGGTGGAGATCGAACACGCGCTGGACGCCGTGACCGCGCTGGATGAAGACCGCATTCTGCGCCGCTACCTGAACCTGATCCTGTCCACCCTGCGCACCAATTTCTATCAGGTCGGTGCGGATGGGCTGCCGAAGGCCTATGTCAGCTTCAAGCTGGATAGCGGCAAGATCGACGATCTGCCGAAACCCCGCCCGCTGTACGAAATCTGGGTCTATTCGCCCGATGTTGAAGCCGTGCATCTGCGCGGCGGCAAAGTGGCGCGCGGCGGTATCCGCTGGTCCGACCGGCGCGAAGATTTCCGCACCGAAATTCTGGGCCTGCTCAAAGCCCAGACGGTGAAGAATGCCGTGATCGTCCCCGTTGGCTCCAAGGGCGGCTTCTTTGTGAAACGCCCGGTGGCGCCCGACGCGGGACGGCAGGCCGTCCTCGCCCACGCCATCGAATGCTACAAGACGATGATGCGCGGGCTGCTCGATATTACCGACAACCGCAAAGAAGGCGCCATCGTGCCGCCGCCGAACGTGGTGCGCCACGATCCCGATGATCCCTATCTGGTCGTCGCGGCGGATAAGGGCACGGCGACCTTCTCCGACATCGCCAATGGCGTTAGCCGGGAGTATGGCTTCTGGCTGGACGACGCCTTCGCCTCCGGCGGCTCGGCGGGCTACGACCATAAGGCGCTGGGCATTACCGCGCGCGGCGCTTGGGTGGCCGTCGAACGCCACCTGCGCGAAGCGGGTATCGACCTGAAGCAACAGGAAATCTCCGTCGTCGGCATCGGCGATATGTCGGGCGACGTGTTTGGCAATGGGTTGCTGCATTCCGATAAGCTGCGGCTGGTCGGGGCCTTCAACCATCTGCATATTTTCATCGACCCGACCCCGGACGCGGCCAAGAGCTTTGCCGAACGTCAGCGCATGTTCGCCCTGCCAAGCTCCACCTGGAAAGATTACGACACCTCGGTACTCTCCCCCGGCGGCGCGATCTTCGACCGGTCGGCGAAAATCGTAAAGCTGACGCCGGAGATCCAGGCGGCCTTCAACATCGACCGCGACCAGATAACACCCGCCGATCTTATTCAGGTGCTGTTGCGCGCGCCGGTCGATCTTCTGTGGTTCGGCGGCATCGGCACCTACATCAAGGCCCAGGACGAGAATAACGCCACCGTCGGCGACCGCGCCAACGATGCCCTGCGCATCGACGGACGTGAAGTACGGGCCAAGGTCATCGGCGAAGGCGCGAACCTCGGCGTGACGCAAAAGGGCCGAATCGAAGCCGGGCTTGCGGGCGTTCGCCTCAATACCGACGCCATCGACAATTCCGCCGGGGTCGATTGCTCCGACCACGAAGTGAATATCAAGATCCTGCTGGGCGATCCGGTGCAGCGCAGCGATCTTGATATTCCGGGCCGCGATGCGCTGGTCGCCAGCATGGCGAACGAAGTGTGCCAGCATGTGCTGCGCGATAATTACCTGCAGACCTTCGCCCTCTCCGCTGCCCAACACGAGGGCGGGGAGTATGTGGAAACCGCCCGCCGCCTGATGGTGCGGCTGGAAAAGGAAGTGGCGCTCGACCGTGCCCTTGAAAGCCTGCCGAACCCGGCGCAGCTCGACGCCCGCCGCGCGGCCGGGCTGGCCTTGGTCCGCCCGGAACTGGCGCCGCTGCTCGCCTGGTCGAAGATCGCGGTCTATAACAAGCTGCTACCCTCGGCGATCATCGACGATCCGGCTTTCGATGCCGATCTGATCGGCTATTTCCCGCCCGTCCTGGGGCAAGATTACCGTGAGGTGATCCTGCGCC from Elstera cyanobacteriorum harbors:
- a CDS encoding heparinase II/III family protein; its protein translation is MAAWTWVRHARFLSPFYWRKLDRDPPDAIRLPLPSLWEREEGEATDEPSPRAATATLEGTFVFFGESHRLGDNDSTWLPEGSSAAWRAELHSFDWLQGLRALGTAHAHDTARELVGRWIADHGHWHPVSWRPDCVGRRVAAWLHTLDILLAPAEDRLRAPLLASLGRQGRYLIDAAPMAAAGLPRVQAFTGLALATLALPLPPDLAGAAEKSVAALSETLITEDIRPDGGLLERCPSAQLRATEALLSVRAAYGAAQVTPPAALSLALDRIVPMLRFFCLGDGALALFNGGQEETAARLDAVFDRAGGGAKTPQGAPHSGFQRLERGQTIAVIDCGSNLSAGRAEAGAPLLYPLGGAPHAGPLSFELSDGEERLIVNCGAHRLADDRWRKAQRATAAHSTLTLNDRSCGEFDSDGRMTRGAAHVTVSREESPDGVWLDLSHDGYIGPFGLLVQRRLFLSADGRDLRGEDRLVPGGGEMGYGIAPFVLRFHLHPDVQASLSADTPAVLLRTASGSRWRLRAAGAALALGDSVYLGSGVDMRRCQQIILTGETEGAGATVKWALRREDG
- a CDS encoding AbrB/MazE/SpoVT family DNA-binding domain-containing protein, which produces MISSKLTTKAQTTIPQAVRLALHLQPGDEIVYRIEQGRVVLTKAAPAADDPFATFSEWASDADARAYADL
- the rpe gene encoding ribulose-phosphate 3-epimerase codes for the protein MQKATRIAPSILSADFAKLGEEVAAITAAGADMVHVDVMDGHFVPNITIGPAVVKALRPHSALPFDVHLMIAPVDAYVAGFAEAGADIISFHPEAGPHPHRTVQLIKSFGKKAGIVLNPHTPVEMIDYLIEDLDLILVMSVNPGFGGQSFIDSQLRKIEILRKRIDATGKPIDLEVDGGITVETAPRAVAAGADLLVAGTATFKGGPAAYAENIRRLKAV
- a CDS encoding type II toxin-antitoxin system PemK/MazF family toxin; translated protein: MPAPMPIFEPGDVVKVPFPYTDRATRQRRPALVIAAEGLGIDRRLLWVLMITSAENRAWPGDVSLEASYAAAGLPAPSLIRTVKIATIDVRDVTSLGRIQADELAEVRAQVQTHLGNRQALLT
- a CDS encoding NAD-glutamate dehydrogenase produces the protein MGLTTEALRNQVLEAVAGRLDGDLAAFARSLFSGLSRTDLAARTPDDLVACARSLWDFAATRAPGTAKLRVLRPDPAQSAWLGTPILVEIVNDDMPFLVDTVTSALSTGRLAADLTVDLILHPIVRVTRDGKGNRTAYGAGQAESVMQIGLGGTVEDEDFPAIEASLTQALADTRAAVQDWRAMLHRLSLITAELDDPALASAPIGAAEIEETKAFLTWLADNHMTLLGFREYVFDTVDGEPVMKVADEAGLGILRDPNVSIFDGVRNLTALPPEVRAFLESPTLLTVTKANQRATVHRPVHMDVVSIKKLDASGKVVAERRFVGLFTGRVYNDSPRTIPVLRQKVDFVIERAGLQPASHDGKALLQILETYPRDELFQIDAGELLETALSVLQLQDRRRIALFVRRDPFARYVSCLIYVPRDRYDNALRERFHGILAEGFGGRISASYIQLSESPLARLHIIVKTNRDDARPDVDPAEIERRLVEAGRGWADQMQAALGRVIPPAGATRGGLLRRFMNAFPAAYREKFTGDDAVADLPRVLNAGNGDTVFWLYRRPDAAETDLSFKIFRTGQPVALSDVLPMLENRGLRVLSETPFKLRPLTADGQPAARVWLQDLDVQVQDKRPVGLEDVRDRFHAAFAATWSGKAEDDGFNRLILSAGLDWREVVILRAYAKYLKQAGLTYSQSYLEQALANQSAIAALLVALFHARFDPARADEIRAAGLVVEIEHALDAVTALDEDRILRRYLNLILSTLRTNFYQVGADGLPKAYVSFKLDSGKIDDLPKPRPLYEIWVYSPDVEAVHLRGGKVARGGIRWSDRREDFRTEILGLLKAQTVKNAVIVPVGSKGGFFVKRPVAPDAGRQAVLAHAIECYKTMMRGLLDITDNRKEGAIVPPPNVVRHDPDDPYLVVAADKGTATFSDIANGVSREYGFWLDDAFASGGSAGYDHKALGITARGAWVAVERHLREAGIDLKQQEISVVGIGDMSGDVFGNGLLHSDKLRLVGAFNHLHIFIDPTPDAAKSFAERQRMFALPSSTWKDYDTSVLSPGGAIFDRSAKIVKLTPEIQAAFNIDRDQITPADLIQVLLRAPVDLLWFGGIGTYIKAQDENNATVGDRANDALRIDGREVRAKVIGEGANLGVTQKGRIEAGLAGVRLNTDAIDNSAGVDCSDHEVNIKILLGDPVQRSDLDIPGRDALVASMANEVCQHVLRDNYLQTFALSAAQHEGGEYVETARRLMVRLEKEVALDRALESLPNPAQLDARRAAGLALVRPELAPLLAWSKIAVYNKLLPSAIIDDPAFDADLIGYFPPVLGQDYREVILRHGLRREIIATVLTNEMVNRGGIALFSDLEAETGHSIADLTRAYAIARGALDLPALWAEIEALDGHGPASDQLALYRASAKALEAAMRWVLRQSLPQGIDAALAVLSPAIAKLRGGTPATLAEKIAALGLLVQRLDVLAVAEKAHADIDAAGAAFAAVGQRLGFDTLRSAVATAPAPDGWTRAALTGLAGDFARLHETIAQAALGHRDGLDGWLADRPDALKAADALLADLTAQPGADLARLTVAERTLRALVG
- a CDS encoding RsmB/NOP family class I SAM-dependent RNA methyltransferase, with protein sequence MKPGAAANPRVLAVDLIGQVLRGRRPLDDAFAGHPGLKPLDLRDRAFVRALTAAVLRHLGLIDAVIAKLVREPIKPRDAVAEDILRLGLAQLLILETPPHAAVSATVALTVELNMAHMTGFVNALLRRFIDEHETLLASIDRARAAVPAWLWKSWEATYGLETTQAIAAGLSGEAPLDLTLKDPATAAEWAEKLGAEILPTGSLRVQETHGRVDALLGFSQGVWWVQDAGAALPAKLLGNIAGQRVVDLCAAPGGKTMQLAAAGAKVTALDRSAQRLRRVTENLARVGLTAETVADDAAFYRAPRPFDAVLLDAPCSATGTARRHPDVLWLKQPGDIDTLIIAQDRLLDAAAKMISTGGTLVYCVCSLEPEEGPERIARFLARDRRFIRVPVRAAEVGGMAEFITPQGDLRTLPSHLADKGGIDGFYAARLRRVS